The following are encoded together in the Lathyrus oleraceus cultivar Zhongwan6 chromosome 3, CAAS_Psat_ZW6_1.0, whole genome shotgun sequence genome:
- the LOC127132171 gene encoding uncharacterized protein LOC127132171 produces MDEYCKRSGQIPAFGNWDIANELPITQYFENARQAGLIRYSSSSGETDPYLRGDEHDLYALDLKKPVQKETRNRETAMRKQGKVYNVTEYPRKAVNKKKKTLHVNDVVCKAPLPTRLPKPVDEDLYKISPELLRTTKRKKMFGFISMCLLPTACVS; encoded by the exons ATGGAT GAATATTGTAAGAGAAGTGGACAAATACCAGCTTTTGGAAACTGGGATATCGCAAACGAGTTACCAATAACTCAATATTTTGAGAATGCCAGACAAGCTGGTTTGATTCGTTACAGTTCTTCATCGGGTGAAACTGATCCATACTTGCGTGGAGATGAACACGACCTCTACGCTCTTGATTTAAAGAAACCAGTTCAAAAG GAGACGAGGAACAGAGAAACAGCAATGAGAAAACAGGGGAAAGTGTACAATGTAACGGAATATCCAAGGAAGGCAGTGAACAAAAAGAAGAAGACATTACATGTAAACGACGTCGTTTGTAAGGCTCCTTTACCAACCAGACTTCCAAAACCAGTTGATGAAGATCTCTACAAAATCTCTCCAGAACTCCTTCGCACAACCAAACGA AAGAAAATGTTTGGTTTCATTTCCATGTGTCTGCTGCCTACTGCATGTGTTTCATGA
- the LOC127132173 gene encoding uncharacterized protein LOC127132173 isoform X1, with protein MDEYCKRSGGIPAFGNWDYANELPITQYFENARQAGLIRYSSSSGESDPYLHGDQDLYGVDYKKPAVGKQARRIKDTRYANAMVHHKQTTVRKQWKVYDVKEHPRKQTMNNKNKVLLHVNDVVRSGDNQLASKQDPKPVDEDLYKIPPELLRTTKRKKMLGFISKCLVPAACVS; from the exons ATGGAT GAATATTGTAAGAGAAGTGGTGGAATACCGGCTTTTGGGAACTGGGATTACGCGAACGAGTTGCCAATAACTCAGTATTTTGAGAATGCGAGACAAGCTGGTTTGATTCGTTACAGTTCTTCATCTGGTGAGAGTGATCCTTACCTGCATGGAGATCAAGATCTTTATGGGGTTGATTATAAGAAACCGGCGGTTGGAAAG CAGGCGAGGAGAATAAAAGATACAAGGTACGCGAATGCAATGGTTCATCATAAACAAACAACCGTAAGAAAACAGTGGAAAGTGTACGATGTAAAGGAACATCCTAGGAAACAGACAATGAACAACAAGAACAAGGTGTTACTACATGTAAACGACGTCGTTCGTAGTGGTGATAATCAGTTAGCTTCAAAACAAGATCCAAAACCAGTGGATGAAGATCTATATAAGATCCCTCCTGAGCTTCTTCGTACAACAAAACGG AAAAAAATGCTGGGTTTCATTTCCAAGTGCCTGGTTCCTGCTGCATGCGTTTCATGA
- the LOC127132173 gene encoding uncharacterized protein LOC127132173 isoform X2 — MDEYCKRSGGIPAFGNWDYANELPITQYFENARQAGLIRYSSSSGESDPYLHGDQDLYGVDYKKPAVGKARRIKDTRYANAMVHHKQTTVRKQWKVYDVKEHPRKQTMNNKNKVLLHVNDVVRSGDNQLASKQDPKPVDEDLYKIPPELLRTTKRKKMLGFISKCLVPAACVS, encoded by the exons ATGGAT GAATATTGTAAGAGAAGTGGTGGAATACCGGCTTTTGGGAACTGGGATTACGCGAACGAGTTGCCAATAACTCAGTATTTTGAGAATGCGAGACAAGCTGGTTTGATTCGTTACAGTTCTTCATCTGGTGAGAGTGATCCTTACCTGCATGGAGATCAAGATCTTTATGGGGTTGATTATAAGAAACCGGCGGTTGGAAAG GCGAGGAGAATAAAAGATACAAGGTACGCGAATGCAATGGTTCATCATAAACAAACAACCGTAAGAAAACAGTGGAAAGTGTACGATGTAAAGGAACATCCTAGGAAACAGACAATGAACAACAAGAACAAGGTGTTACTACATGTAAACGACGTCGTTCGTAGTGGTGATAATCAGTTAGCTTCAAAACAAGATCCAAAACCAGTGGATGAAGATCTATATAAGATCCCTCCTGAGCTTCTTCGTACAACAAAACGG AAAAAAATGCTGGGTTTCATTTCCAAGTGCCTGGTTCCTGCTGCATGCGTTTCATGA
- the LOC127129427 gene encoding secreted RxLR effector protein 161-like gives MIKKFGMEESNSVQNPMVPGFKIHKDEDGVKVNSSVYKQLVGSMMYLTTTRPDVMYSVSLISRYMSNPTELHLMAAKRILRYLQGTTSYGILYRKTGNTELIGFSDSDYAGSMEDRKSTFGYAFILSNAVVAWSSRKQPIVALSTT, from the coding sequence CAGAATCCAATGGTTCCAGGTTTCAAAATTCACAAAGATGAAGATGGTGTGAAAGTGAATAGTTCAGTCTACAAGCAGCTGGTTGGAAGCATGATGTATCTGACAACCACAAGACCTGATGTGATGTATTCAGTTAGCCTCATTAGTAGATACATGTCAAATCCAACTGAGCTTCATCTTATGGCAGCTAAAAGGATACTGAGGTATTTACAAGGAACCACTAGCTATGGGATTCTCTATAGGAAGACTGGAAATACAGAGCTGATTGGATTCAGCGACAGTGATTATGCTGGAAGTATGGAGGACAGAAAGAGTACATTCGGGTATGCATTTATTTTGAGCAATGCAGTTGTAGCATGGTCTTCAAGGAAACAACCTATTGTCGCACTGAGCACCACATAA